One Erythrobacter sp. SDW2 genomic region harbors:
- a CDS encoding alpha-ketoacid dehydrogenase subunit beta, whose protein sequence is MSSEVKEPAAAEAGTANETGRRLNMIEAINDALDIMLERDPDVIIMGEDVGYFGGVFRATAHLQEKYGKNRVFDTPISECGIIGAAVGMGAYGLRPVPEIQFADYIYPGLDQLISEAARLRYRSACDYIAPMTVRSPFGGGIFGGQTHSQSPEALFTHVAGLKTVIPSTPYDAKGLLISCIEDDDPVIFFEPKRIYNGPFSGYYDKPVEPWKKHKDSVVPEGYYKVPLGKARVVTEGETLTVLAYGTMVHVAEAVCREKGVDAEILDLRTLVPLDIEAIEASVKKTGKCMIVHEATRTSGFGAELSALVQERCFYHLEAPIERVTGFDTPYPHSLEWAYFPGPVRLGEAIDRLLKD, encoded by the coding sequence ATGAGCAGCGAAGTGAAAGAGCCGGCCGCGGCAGAAGCGGGCACCGCCAACGAGACTGGGCGTCGTCTCAACATGATCGAGGCGATCAACGACGCGCTCGACATCATGCTCGAACGCGATCCCGACGTCATCATCATGGGCGAAGACGTGGGCTACTTCGGCGGCGTGTTCCGTGCCACGGCTCACTTGCAAGAGAAATACGGCAAGAACCGCGTGTTCGACACGCCGATATCCGAGTGCGGGATCATCGGTGCGGCGGTGGGGATGGGGGCCTATGGCCTGCGTCCGGTGCCTGAGATCCAGTTCGCCGATTACATCTATCCGGGGCTCGACCAGTTGATCTCCGAGGCGGCGCGGCTGCGCTATCGTTCGGCCTGCGATTACATTGCACCGATGACGGTGCGCTCGCCGTTTGGCGGGGGCATCTTCGGTGGCCAGACCCACAGCCAGAGCCCGGAGGCACTGTTCACCCATGTCGCGGGCCTCAAGACGGTGATCCCTTCGACGCCCTACGATGCCAAGGGGCTCCTGATCAGCTGCATCGAAGACGACGATCCGGTGATCTTCTTCGAGCCCAAGCGGATCTACAACGGGCCGTTCTCCGGCTATTACGACAAGCCGGTCGAGCCTTGGAAAAAGCACAAGGATTCGGTGGTTCCCGAGGGCTACTACAAGGTCCCGCTGGGCAAAGCGCGGGTGGTGACCGAGGGCGAGACGCTGACCGTGCTGGCCTATGGCACCATGGTCCATGTCGCCGAGGCGGTGTGCCGCGAGAAGGGCGTCGATGCCGAGATCCTCGACCTGAGGACGCTCGTGCCGCTCGATATCGAGGCGATCGAGGCATCGGTGAAGAAGACCGGCAAGTGCATGATCGTGCACGAGGCGACCCGCACCTCCGGCTTCGGTGCGGAACTCTCCGCACTGGTTCAGGAACGCTGCTTCTACCACCTCGAAGCTCCGATCGAACGCGTCACCGGCTTCGACACACCCTATCCGCACAGCCTCGAATGGGCCTATTTCCCCGGCCCCGTTCGTCTCGGCGAAGCGATTGACCGACTTTTGAAGGACTGA
- a CDS encoding 3-methyl-2-oxobutanoate dehydrogenase (2-methylpropanoyl-transferring) subunit alpha: MADRPAGQNKPALELHVPEPRYRPGDKADFSYLDIPPAGAQPRPDEACDPRETTPLVHDLIRVLGDDDRAHGPWDPKLDPETLRIMLRHFSMVRAFDERMFRGQRQGKTSFYMKCTGEEATSVSAAMALAADDMVFPSYRQQGILIARGYPLVEMINQIYSNKADKLKGRQLPIMYSSREHNFFSISGNLATQLPQAVGWAMASASKNDSRIAATWVGEGSTAEGDFHAACTFATVYNAPVIFNVVNNQWAISSFSGFAGAERTTFAARGLGYGIASLRVDGNDPLAVYAAEQWAANRARANKGPTLIEHFTYRAEGHSTSDDPSAYRSAQEREEWPLGDPINRLKKHLIAIGEWDEERHSAMDLEAAEHVKATTKEAEKNGILGHGLHQPFRTMFQDVYEDLPWHLEEQAAQARREREIKWPGEEPWA; encoded by the coding sequence ATGGCCGACCGGCCCGCAGGGCAGAACAAGCCCGCCCTCGAACTGCATGTGCCCGAGCCGAGATATCGGCCCGGCGACAAGGCCGATTTTTCCTATCTCGATATCCCGCCGGCAGGGGCGCAGCCACGTCCCGACGAGGCCTGCGACCCGCGCGAGACGACGCCGCTGGTGCATGACCTGATCCGTGTGCTGGGCGACGATGACAGGGCGCATGGCCCCTGGGACCCCAAGCTCGATCCGGAAACGCTGCGCATCATGTTGCGGCATTTCTCCATGGTCCGCGCCTTCGACGAGCGCATGTTTCGCGGCCAGCGGCAAGGCAAAACCAGCTTCTACATGAAGTGTACCGGTGAAGAGGCGACCAGCGTCTCGGCCGCCATGGCGCTTGCGGCCGACGATATGGTGTTTCCCAGCTATCGCCAGCAGGGAATATTGATCGCGCGCGGCTATCCGCTGGTCGAGATGATCAACCAGATCTACTCCAACAAGGCGGACAAGCTGAAGGGCCGCCAGCTGCCGATCATGTATTCGAGCCGCGAACACAACTTCTTCTCGATCTCGGGCAATCTCGCCACGCAACTGCCGCAGGCGGTGGGCTGGGCGATGGCCAGCGCCTCTAAGAACGACAGCCGCATTGCTGCGACCTGGGTGGGCGAGGGCTCGACGGCGGAGGGCGATTTCCACGCGGCCTGCACCTTTGCCACCGTCTACAACGCACCGGTGATCTTCAACGTCGTCAACAACCAGTGGGCGATTTCCAGCTTCTCGGGCTTTGCAGGGGCGGAACGGACCACCTTCGCCGCGCGCGGCCTTGGCTATGGCATTGCGTCGCTACGGGTCGATGGCAACGATCCGCTGGCGGTCTATGCCGCCGAGCAATGGGCCGCAAACCGCGCCCGTGCCAACAAGGGCCCAACCTTGATCGAGCATTTCACCTACCGCGCCGAGGGTCATTCCACCTCGGACGATCCCAGCGCCTATCGCAGCGCTCAGGAACGGGAGGAATGGCCGCTGGGCGACCCGATCAACCGGCTGAAGAAGCACCTCATCGCCATCGGCGAATGGGACGAGGAACGGCATTCGGCGATGGATCTCGAGGCCGCAGAACACGTCAAGGCGACAACCAAGGAAGCCGAAAAGAACGGCATCCTCGGCCATGGCCTGCACCAGCCGTTCCGCACCATGTTCCAGGATGTCTACGAGGACCTGCCCTGGCATCTGGAGGAGCAGGCGGCGCAGGCTCGCCGCGAGCGCGAGATAAAATGGCCCGGAGAGGAACCCTGGGCATGA
- the thyA gene encoding thymidylate synthase has product MASASLPLDSATGAHPEQQYLDLMRHIWEHGSERVDRTGVGTRSVFGAQLRFDLAGGAMPLLTTKRVYWKTATREMLWFLTGDTNIRPLVLQGVKIWNEWPHARYVRETGDDIALDDFVQRIADDEAFAMRWGDLGPVYGKQWVDWPTWRYRKDGLYEKGEGINQVAEVVESLRTNPGSRRHIIEGWNVAELDRMALPPCHKTYQFHVAGDRLNCLLYQRSCDVALGLPFNLWSAALLQRMVAQQVDLEPGELVWMGGDTHLYLNHAHLITEQLAREPRDRPRLEIVRRADSIFDYQIEDFVVENYTPHPPITAPVAV; this is encoded by the coding sequence ATGGCCAGTGCCTCGCTTCCCCTCGATTCTGCCACCGGAGCGCATCCGGAACAGCAATATCTCGATCTCATGCGCCACATCTGGGAGCATGGCAGCGAGCGGGTGGACCGGACCGGCGTCGGCACACGATCCGTCTTCGGGGCACAACTGCGATTCGACCTCGCGGGCGGGGCGATGCCGCTGCTCACCACCAAGCGGGTCTATTGGAAGACCGCCACGCGCGAGATGCTTTGGTTCCTAACCGGCGATACCAATATCCGCCCGCTGGTGCTGCAAGGGGTCAAGATCTGGAACGAGTGGCCGCACGCTCGCTATGTGCGCGAGACGGGCGATGACATCGCGCTGGACGATTTTGTCCAGCGGATCGCCGATGACGAGGCCTTCGCCATGCGCTGGGGCGATCTCGGCCCGGTCTATGGCAAGCAGTGGGTAGACTGGCCGACCTGGCGCTATCGCAAGGACGGGCTTTACGAGAAGGGCGAGGGGATCAACCAGGTCGCCGAGGTGGTCGAGAGCTTGCGCACCAACCCGGGGAGCCGCCGCCATATCATCGAAGGCTGGAACGTGGCCGAGCTCGACCGGATGGCGCTGCCGCCGTGCCACAAGACCTACCAGTTCCATGTCGCCGGAGACCGGCTCAACTGCCTGCTCTACCAGCGCAGCTGCGATGTCGCGCTGGGCCTGCCGTTCAACCTGTGGTCGGCGGCATTGCTCCAGCGGATGGTCGCGCAGCAGGTGGACCTTGAGCCCGGAGAGCTGGTGTGGATGGGCGGTGACACGCATCTCTACCTGAATCATGCGCATCTGATCACCGAACAGCTGGCGCGCGAACCGCGGGATCGGCCGCGGCTTGAAATAGTGCGCCGCGCGGACAGCATTTTCGACTACCAGATCGAGGATTTCGTGGTCGAAAATTACACACCGCACCCGCCGATCACGGCGCCTGTTGCGGTTTAG
- a CDS encoding DUF3429 domain-containing protein, whose amino-acid sequence MNDKTAERQSVPAAAQWLGYAGLLPQMIAILLVVQGGSLSWIALASSYAYAALIFSFLGGVWWGQALSHPGAPRWAFAVAVLPSLIGLALFLPWTFGSEWPGPSLLWLGLMLCLSPLVDRQLALGGKEWMTLRWRLSLGLGGLSVVLALLAMEQR is encoded by the coding sequence ATGAACGACAAAACGGCGGAGCGGCAGTCCGTTCCGGCAGCGGCGCAGTGGCTCGGCTATGCCGGGCTGCTGCCGCAGATGATCGCCATCTTGCTGGTGGTGCAGGGCGGTTCGCTGTCGTGGATCGCGCTTGCCTCCAGCTATGCCTATGCCGCGCTGATCTTCAGCTTTCTGGGAGGTGTGTGGTGGGGGCAGGCCTTGAGCCACCCCGGAGCGCCGCGTTGGGCCTTTGCCGTGGCCGTGCTGCCGAGCTTGATCGGATTGGCGTTGTTCCTGCCCTGGACGTTTGGGTCGGAATGGCCGGGGCCGTCGTTGCTGTGGCTCGGTTTGATGCTCTGCCTCTCGCCCTTGGTGGATCGCCAGCTGGCCCTTGGTGGCAAGGAATGGATGACGCTGCGCTGGCGGCTTTCGCTGGGGCTGGGGGGCTTGAGCGTAGTGTTGGCGCTGTTGGCGATGGAGCAACGCTGA
- a CDS encoding AarF/ABC1/UbiB kinase family protein: MSDQDNPSRHRAVPSGRLSRLAGFGRLAGGVAGSVLGEGAKRFAAGERPKLEELVLTPANARRLTDRLAHLRGAAMKLGQMISMDAGDMLPHELSQILGSLRDQANFMPPQQLDKVLATEWGKDWRNRFRRFEPRPIAAASIGQVHRALTREGELLAIKVQYPGVAQSIDSDVDNVATLLKVSGLLPKELDYAELLKAAKEQLHEEADYVREGQQMRLFKARLADRPEFVVPVLNEGLTTDRILAMSFEEGAPIESLESKPQDLRNHVFERLIRLVARELLEFGVMQTDPNFANFRYQRGTGKVVLLDFGATREVDPSIRTAYRKLLMAGLQQDPDAVRREALAAGFINQNVIDRHPERISRMIAIIVGEMARDTDFDFGDRSFVPLLRDEGMAIAQDRQSWHLPPAETLFVQRKVSGTALLGARLKAVVNIRKVVEEVLEATA, from the coding sequence ATGTCAGACCAAGATAACCCCTCGCGCCACCGCGCGGTTCCCAGCGGGCGGCTGTCAAGGCTCGCCGGCTTTGGCAGGCTGGCCGGCGGAGTGGCCGGTTCCGTGCTGGGCGAAGGAGCCAAGCGATTCGCCGCAGGAGAACGGCCCAAGCTGGAAGAACTGGTGCTGACCCCTGCCAACGCCCGCCGCCTGACCGACAGGCTAGCGCATCTGCGCGGGGCGGCAATGAAACTGGGGCAGATGATCAGCATGGATGCGGGCGATATGCTGCCGCACGAACTTTCGCAAATCCTGGGTTCATTGCGTGACCAGGCGAACTTCATGCCCCCGCAGCAGCTCGACAAGGTGCTGGCCACCGAATGGGGCAAGGACTGGCGCAACCGCTTCCGCCGCTTCGAACCTCGCCCTATCGCTGCCGCCAGCATCGGCCAGGTCCACCGCGCGCTGACCCGCGAAGGCGAGCTGCTGGCGATCAAGGTGCAATATCCCGGTGTCGCGCAGAGCATCGACAGCGATGTCGACAATGTCGCGACACTGCTCAAAGTGTCTGGCCTGCTGCCCAAGGAACTGGATTACGCGGAACTGCTCAAGGCGGCGAAAGAGCAGCTCCACGAGGAGGCCGATTATGTCCGTGAAGGACAGCAGATGCGGCTGTTCAAGGCGCGGCTGGCCGACCGGCCCGAATTTGTCGTGCCGGTGCTAAACGAAGGGCTGACCACTGACCGTATCCTGGCCATGAGTTTCGAGGAAGGCGCGCCGATCGAAAGCCTCGAGAGCAAGCCGCAGGACCTGCGCAACCACGTGTTTGAGCGGTTGATCCGCCTGGTGGCACGCGAGCTGTTAGAATTCGGCGTGATGCAGACCGACCCCAATTTCGCCAATTTCCGCTACCAGCGCGGCACCGGCAAGGTGGTGCTGCTTGACTTCGGGGCGACCCGCGAAGTCGATCCGTCGATCCGGACGGCCTATCGCAAGCTGCTGATGGCGGGCTTGCAACAGGACCCCGACGCCGTGCGGCGCGAGGCGCTGGCCGCAGGGTTCATCAACCAGAACGTCATCGACCGCCATCCGGAACGGATCAGCCGCATGATCGCCATCATCGTCGGCGAAATGGCCCGCGATACCGATTTCGACTTCGGCGACCGTTCCTTCGTCCCGCTGCTGCGCGACGAGGGCATGGCCATCGCGCAGGACCGCCAGAGCTGGCACCTTCCGCCCGCCGAAACCCTGTTCGTCCAGCGAAAGGTCAGCGGCACCGCGCTGCTCGGCGCGAGGCTGAAGGCGGTGGTCAATATCCGCAAGGTGGTCGAGGAAGTGCTGGAAGCGACCGCATGA
- a CDS encoding low molecular weight protein-tyrosine-phosphatase, whose product MNHKPAILFVCLGNICRSPLAEAAFRKAAAEAGLEAHTDSAGTAAYHVGEPPDPRSIATAARYGIDIAHYRGRQIEAADFARFSHILALDHSNLANIRRIAPDGHTAHVSLLMDMVPGREGAAVADPYYDGEEQFEYTWEDVWRAAQALVARLAAAQ is encoded by the coding sequence ATGAACCACAAACCCGCCATCCTGTTCGTCTGTCTCGGCAATATCTGCCGTTCGCCTCTCGCCGAAGCGGCCTTCCGCAAGGCGGCGGCGGAGGCCGGGCTGGAGGCGCATACCGACAGTGCCGGGACCGCCGCCTATCATGTCGGCGAACCGCCTGACCCGCGTAGCATTGCCACCGCTGCCCGATATGGGATCGATATCGCGCACTATCGCGGGCGGCAGATCGAGGCAGCGGATTTCGCGCGGTTCAGCCATATCCTCGCGCTGGATCACTCCAATCTCGCCAATATCCGGCGGATCGCCCCGGATGGCCATACGGCCCATGTCTCATTGCTGATGGACATGGTGCCGGGCCGCGAAGGTGCCGCGGTGGCCGATCCCTATTACGATGGCGAAGAGCAGTTCGAGTACACCTGGGAAGACGTATGGCGCGCGGCGCAGGCGCTGGTGGCCCGCCTAGCCGCCGCGCAGTAA
- the recG gene encoding ATP-dependent DNA helicase RecG, translated as MRPEILNPLFAEVDTLEGVGPKLKKPLDRLGLTRVRDVAYHLPERFVTRRSVQNLDEAGEGEQIVLALTPIEHRAPRSGRGPHRVLAQDSIGNVCALTYFGRAAYSAKKLLPVGERRWVAGKLERYGDMLQIVHPDHVLEEGGESLQRLCEPVYALSEGLTQPKVASLVAQVMARLPELPEWIEPAQFDKAGWPAWSDALKLAHKGEHTAARDRLAYDELLANSLALMLVRADNRQRRGRALVGDGSLRGKLQLPFPLTGAQQRSIREIEGDVAQEAPMLRLLQGDVGAGKTVVALEAMLVAVEAGAQAALLAPTEILARQHFETLRAMARPTGAEVALLTGRDKGRARESILMGLLDGSIHIVVGTHAIFQDSVNYRDLGLVVIDEQHRFGVAQRLQLARKGKHTPHTLAMTATPIPRTLTLAQYGEMDVSKLDEMPPGRQAIDTRVVGQDRIAEVVEAVGRHIEGGQQAYWVCPMVHDSETTDLAAAEARHAALRERFGETVVLVHGQLDPSAKDRAMERFASGEAKLLVATTVIEVGVDVPAATLMVIEQAERFGLAQLHQLRGRVGRGSEKSVCLLLRGEALSETGRKRLALMRETQDGFRIAEEDLALRGGGELLGTRQSGDTPFRVANLEQIQRLLPVAHDDARLLVDRDGGLSSLRGEAARVLLYLFERDWGVQLLRGG; from the coding sequence ATGCGCCCGGAGATCCTCAACCCGCTGTTTGCCGAGGTCGATACGCTCGAAGGCGTCGGGCCGAAGCTCAAGAAGCCGCTCGACAGACTGGGCCTGACGCGGGTGCGCGATGTCGCCTATCACCTGCCCGAACGCTTCGTCACCCGTCGGTCGGTGCAGAACCTCGACGAGGCGGGCGAGGGCGAGCAGATCGTCCTCGCGCTTACCCCGATCGAGCACCGGGCTCCGCGATCGGGCCGCGGGCCGCACCGTGTGCTGGCGCAGGATTCGATCGGCAACGTCTGCGCGTTGACCTATTTCGGACGCGCGGCCTACTCCGCCAAGAAACTGCTGCCGGTGGGCGAGCGGCGCTGGGTCGCCGGCAAGCTGGAACGATACGGCGACATGCTTCAGATCGTCCATCCGGACCATGTGCTGGAAGAAGGTGGCGAGAGCCTGCAGCGCCTGTGCGAGCCGGTCTATGCCCTGTCCGAGGGGCTCACCCAGCCCAAGGTGGCGAGCCTCGTAGCGCAGGTGATGGCGCGGCTGCCCGAATTGCCCGAATGGATCGAGCCGGCGCAATTCGACAAGGCCGGGTGGCCGGCGTGGTCCGATGCGCTCAAGCTGGCGCACAAGGGCGAGCACACGGCGGCGCGCGACCGGCTCGCCTATGACGAGCTGCTCGCCAACAGCCTGGCGTTGATGCTGGTGCGGGCGGACAACCGCCAGCGGCGCGGGCGGGCGCTGGTCGGCGATGGCTCGCTCCGGGGCAAGCTGCAACTGCCCTTTCCGCTCACGGGTGCCCAGCAGCGCTCGATCCGGGAGATTGAAGGCGACGTGGCGCAGGAAGCGCCGATGCTGCGGCTGCTGCAAGGCGATGTCGGTGCGGGCAAAACCGTGGTGGCGCTGGAGGCGATGCTGGTCGCGGTCGAGGCCGGGGCGCAGGCTGCTCTACTCGCACCAACCGAGATACTTGCCCGGCAGCATTTCGAGACCCTGCGGGCCATGGCTCGTCCCACAGGGGCGGAGGTCGCACTGTTGACCGGTCGCGACAAGGGCCGGGCGCGGGAGAGCATCCTGATGGGGCTGCTCGACGGGTCGATCCATATCGTCGTCGGCACCCACGCGATCTTCCAGGACAGCGTCAATTATCGCGATCTGGGCCTCGTGGTGATCGACGAGCAGCACCGCTTCGGCGTCGCCCAGCGCCTGCAACTGGCGCGCAAGGGCAAGCACACACCGCACACGCTGGCGATGACCGCGACGCCGATCCCGCGCACGTTGACCCTCGCGCAATATGGCGAGATGGATGTCAGCAAGCTCGACGAAATGCCCCCCGGGCGGCAGGCGATCGATACGCGGGTCGTCGGGCAGGACCGCATCGCCGAAGTGGTCGAGGCCGTCGGGCGGCATATCGAGGGCGGGCAGCAGGCCTACTGGGTCTGTCCCATGGTCCATGACAGCGAGACCACCGACCTTGCCGCAGCCGAGGCGCGCCACGCGGCGCTGAGGGAGCGGTTCGGCGAAACGGTGGTGCTGGTCCATGGCCAGCTCGACCCGTCTGCGAAGGACCGGGCGATGGAACGCTTCGCCAGCGGTGAGGCGAAACTGCTGGTGGCAACCACGGTGATCGAAGTCGGGGTCGATGTCCCTGCTGCGACCCTGATGGTGATCGAGCAGGCCGAACGCTTCGGCTTGGCCCAGCTCCACCAGTTGCGCGGCCGGGTCGGGCGCGGCTCGGAGAAGTCCGTCTGCCTGCTGCTGCGCGGTGAGGCGCTGTCGGAGACTGGCCGCAAGCGGCTCGCCCTGATGCGGGAGACGCAGGACGGCTTCCGCATCGCCGAGGAAGACCTGGCCCTGCGCGGCGGCGGCGAATTGCTCGGCACGCGGCAATCGGGCGATACGCCATTCCGCGTCGCAAATCTCGAGCAGATCCAGCGATTGCTCCCTGTTGCGCACGACGACGCGCGCCTGCTGGTGGATCGCGACGGTGGACTTAGCTCTCTGCGCGGGGAGGCGGCTCGGGTGCTTCTCTACCTGTTCGAGCGAGACTGGGGCGTGCAGTTACTGCGCGGCGGCTAG
- a CDS encoding succinate dehydrogenase assembly factor 2, which yields MPDAPDFATRLARAKFRGWHRGTREADFMIGGYFDRYSASWDEAGLAWFEMLLDVDDVDIMAWALGTQPIPEHIAGDQMELMRKLDYVDIPR from the coding sequence ATGCCCGACGCACCCGACTTCGCCACCCGTCTCGCCCGCGCCAAATTCCGCGGCTGGCACCGCGGAACGCGCGAGGCCGATTTTATGATCGGCGGATACTTCGACCGCTATTCCGCGAGCTGGGACGAGGCCGGGCTGGCCTGGTTTGAAATGCTGCTGGATGTAGACGATGTCGACATCATGGCTTGGGCCTTGGGCACACAGCCGATCCCCGAGCACATCGCCGGCGATCAGATGGAGCTGATGCGCAAGCTCGATTACGTCGATATCCCGCGCTGA